A window from Drosophila subobscura isolate 14011-0131.10 chromosome O, UCBerk_Dsub_1.0, whole genome shotgun sequence encodes these proteins:
- the LOC117897870 gene encoding helix-loop-helix protein delilah, with translation MKSNTYELHNYADLNMDSGSPTKKDSRKRKATSARGEKYSLRQKRQKRSASVDEELPDLDLELDSLGPATTSKRPKKSNSASKAKTKAPPLSKYRRKTANARERTRMREINTAFETLRHSVPQAITGEDAANASEKLTKITTLRLAMKYIQMLSDSMEDPSYEREFIGECLEESAHREALVSVDTEPELEVELQVPAAAAAPKKTAKSKAASKKSATAASKRQTQKLAKQGPPTQTAATTTTSPMSSGESCYAASSIGSPGSCAGTACSPSSAYASLSSSASNISSSQRSPSSSQRSSSSSSSSPVLEPDGSLMGLQGLSELDTLLLESDAESLQCLSPGYEGLLSSGESILPCRGDMPMPGCLDKPDVELSLRMLDAQHSTDSFDFASDQQPSACISALDALDGCYPWGPGDLLHGDFSDIFLT, from the coding sequence ATGAAGTCAAACACGTACGAGCTGCACAACTACGCCGACCTGAACATGGACAGTGGCAGTCCCACGAAGAAGGATTCCCGCAAGCGTAAGGCGACGAGTGCCCGCGGCGAAAAGTATTCCCTGCGCCAGAAGCGACAGAAGCGCAGCGCATCCGTTGATGAGGAGCTGCCCGACCTCGACCTGGAGCTGGATAGCCTTGGGCCGGCGACGACAAGCAAAAGGCCAAAGAAGAGCAATTCCGCGAGCAAGGCCAAGACGAAAGCACCGCCCCTGAGCAAGTATCGCCGCAAGACGGCGAATGCCAGGGAGCGGACACGCATGCGGGAGATCAACACGGCATTTGAGACGCTGCGGCACAGCGTGCCCCAAGCCATAACCGGCGAGGATGCGGCAAATGCCAGCGAGAAGCTGACCAAGATCACAACCCTGCGTCTGGCCATGAAGTACATACAAATGCTGAGCGATTCCATGGAGGATCCCAGCTACGAGCGGGAGTTCATTGGCGAGTGTCTGGAGGAGAGCGCCCATCGGGAGGCGCTCGTCAGCGTGGACACcgagccggagctggaggtggagctgcaagtgccagcagcggcagcggcaccgaAGAAAACCGCAAAGTCCAAGGCTGCCAGCAAGAAGTCCGCGACAGCGgccagcaaacggcaaacgcaGAAGCTGGCCAAGCAGGGGCCCCCCACACAGACGGcggcaacgacgacaacgTCACCGATGAGTTCGGGCGAGTCTTGCTATGCCGCCTCATCCATAGGTTCGCCTGGCTCTTGTGCTGGCACCGCCTGTTCGCCCAGCTCTGCCTACGCCTCGCTCTCGTCCTCCGCCTCGAATattagcagcagccagcgcagtcccagcagcagccagcgcagcagcagcagcagcagcagcagtcccgtGCTCGAGCCCGATGGCAGCCTAATGGGTCTGCAGGGACTCAGCGAACTGGACACGCTGCTGCTCGAGTCTGATGCGGAGTCCCTGCAGTGTCTGAGTCCCGGCTACGAGGGTCTGTTGAGCAGCGGCGAATCCATACTGCCGTGTCGCGGCGACATGCCCATGCCCGGCTGCCTGGACAAGCCGGATGTGGAGCTGAGCCTGCGCATGCTCGATGCGCAACACTCCACGGACTCCTTTGACTTTGCCAGCGATCAGCAGCCGTCGGCGTGCATCAGTGCGTTGGATGCGCTGGATGGCTGCTATCCCTGGGGACCCGGGGACCTGCTGCACGGCGACTTCTCCGATATATTTCTCACGTGA